A window of the Bradyrhizobium diazoefficiens genome harbors these coding sequences:
- a CDS encoding RbsD/FucU family protein, with protein MLKGINPLLNADVLYALRAMGHGDRLVVCDTNFPADSIARQTVFGELLRIDNVSTAKAIEAILSVLPLDTFVDDAAIRMEIVGQPQEVPPVQREVQAAIDRAEGRSWPLVGVERHAFYEKAKTAYCVIATGERRFYGCFLFSKGVIAPDGE; from the coding sequence ATGCTCAAGGGCATCAATCCACTGCTCAACGCCGACGTGCTCTATGCCTTGCGCGCAATGGGGCACGGAGATCGCCTCGTGGTGTGCGACACCAATTTTCCTGCCGACTCCATCGCGCGCCAGACCGTGTTCGGCGAGCTGCTTCGCATCGACAACGTCAGCACGGCAAAGGCGATCGAAGCCATCCTCTCGGTGCTGCCGCTCGATACTTTCGTCGACGATGCCGCGATCCGCATGGAGATCGTCGGCCAGCCCCAGGAGGTGCCGCCAGTGCAGCGCGAGGTGCAGGCCGCGATCGACCGCGCCGAGGGACGCTCCTGGCCGCTGGTCGGGGTCGAGCGCCATGCCTTCTATGAAAAGGCCAAGACGGCCTACTGCGTGATCGCCACCGGTGAGCGGCGCTTCTACGGCTGCTTCCTGTTCTCCAAGGGCGTCATCGCGCCGGACGGAGAGTGA
- the rbsK gene encoding ribokinase, producing MSKTGVAVLGIFVVDLAFRAGNMPAIGETIAGSGFAMGPGGKGSNQAVAAARAGADVTFISRIGRDAFGDLAIKTWEVEGIRPRVARTAEAPTGAAFIYVHETRGDNAIIVVSGAADGLSPADVDAAADAIRTSRVFVTQLEQPVAAAQRGLEIARAAGSITVFNPAPAGAFDDSLFALCDYVVPNETEAEALTGIAVSDLAGARRAGDALLAKGAGTALITLGERGALFHGRDRSLHVPPFAAGKVVETAGAGDAFVGGFAAALADGADPLEAARFGSATAGISVTRAGTAPAMPRRAEIEALLKEMTCS from the coding sequence ATGAGCAAGACTGGCGTCGCAGTGCTCGGCATCTTCGTCGTCGATCTGGCCTTCCGGGCCGGCAACATGCCTGCGATCGGTGAAACGATCGCAGGCTCGGGATTTGCCATGGGGCCAGGCGGCAAGGGATCGAACCAGGCCGTGGCGGCTGCGCGCGCGGGCGCGGACGTGACGTTCATCTCTCGGATTGGCCGTGACGCTTTCGGTGATCTTGCCATCAAGACGTGGGAAGTCGAGGGAATCCGGCCGCGCGTCGCCAGGACTGCGGAGGCGCCGACTGGCGCCGCCTTCATCTACGTCCACGAGACACGCGGCGACAACGCCATCATCGTGGTGAGCGGAGCAGCCGACGGCCTGAGCCCGGCCGACGTCGACGCGGCGGCGGATGCGATCCGTACCAGCCGCGTCTTCGTGACCCAGCTCGAACAACCGGTCGCGGCCGCGCAGCGCGGGCTCGAGATCGCGCGCGCTGCGGGCAGCATCACCGTGTTCAACCCGGCACCCGCGGGCGCATTCGACGACAGCCTGTTTGCCTTGTGCGACTATGTCGTTCCCAACGAGACCGAGGCGGAAGCGCTGACGGGGATCGCGGTGAGCGATCTTGCCGGTGCCCGCCGCGCCGGAGACGCGTTGCTGGCCAAGGGAGCGGGTACCGCGCTGATCACGCTCGGCGAACGCGGGGCGCTGTTTCACGGGCGGGATCGCTCGCTCCACGTGCCGCCGTTCGCCGCCGGTAAGGTGGTCGAAACCGCGGGCGCGGGCGATGCCTTCGTCGGCGGCTTCGCGGCCGCGCTTGCGGACGGCGCTGATCCACTGGAAGCGGCGCGCTTCGGTTCGGCCACCGCGGGGATTTCCGTGACGCGCGCGGGGACTGCGCCCGCCATGCCGCGGCGCGCCGAGATTGAAGCTCTGTTGAAGGAAATGACCTGCTCATGA
- a CDS encoding carbohydrate ABC transporter permease, which produces MMRNDPIKHVFIWPAVLVVLAISIFPLIYSFTTSFLSYRLIPPIPPRVVWFGNYASLLQEPRFWNAIFTTTLIAFIAVGLQYVIGFGVALALNARVPGERLFRVALLLPMLLAPVAVALVARMIFNPTMGPLNQFLSMFGLANLPFLTNGRWALACIVAVEIWQWTPFVILMMLAGLQTLPEDVYEAAELENASAWQQFWGITFPMMLPISAAVVFIRLIESYKIMDTVFVMTGGGPGVDTETLTLFAYQEGFKKFNLGYTSALSFLFLIAITIIGVTYLALLRPHLEKRR; this is translated from the coding sequence ATGATGCGGAATGATCCGATCAAGCATGTCTTCATCTGGCCGGCGGTGCTCGTCGTGCTGGCGATCTCGATCTTTCCGCTGATCTATTCGTTCACCACGAGTTTCCTCAGCTATCGCCTGATTCCGCCGATCCCGCCGCGCGTCGTGTGGTTCGGAAATTATGCTTCGCTCTTGCAAGAGCCGCGCTTCTGGAATGCGATCTTCACGACGACGCTGATCGCGTTCATCGCCGTTGGGTTGCAATACGTGATCGGGTTTGGCGTTGCGCTCGCGCTGAACGCGCGCGTTCCGGGCGAACGGCTGTTTCGCGTGGCCTTGCTGTTGCCCATGCTGCTGGCTCCGGTCGCCGTCGCGCTTGTTGCTCGCATGATCTTCAATCCGACCATGGGTCCGCTCAATCAGTTCCTGTCCATGTTCGGACTGGCGAACCTGCCGTTCCTCACCAACGGGCGTTGGGCGCTCGCCTGCATCGTCGCGGTTGAGATCTGGCAGTGGACCCCGTTCGTCATCCTGATGATGCTGGCCGGCCTGCAAACGCTTCCCGAAGATGTCTACGAGGCGGCCGAGCTCGAGAACGCCAGCGCCTGGCAGCAGTTCTGGGGCATCACCTTTCCGATGATGCTGCCGATCTCCGCCGCGGTCGTCTTCATCCGCCTGATCGAGAGCTACAAGATCATGGACACCGTGTTCGTGATGACGGGCGGTGGACCGGGGGTCGACACCGAGACCCTGACCTTGTTTGCCTATCAGGAAGGTTTCAAGAAGTTCAATCTGGGCTACACGTCGGCGCTCAGCTTCCTGTTCCTGATCGCGATCACGATCATCGGCGTGACCTATCTGGCGTTGCTGCGGCCGCATCTGGAGAAGCGCCGATGA
- a CDS encoding VanZ family protein, whose product MSQKLLKFAAWACLCAIAYSTLSPLRDRPILLTSSNLEHLAAFALLGMVFCLAYPHRTLSVLTIVFGSAALLELLQLLTPDRHARILDALQKVAGGAAGVLAGNAVLRFDRVRFWLLRDPTPGPCPEIRSKPVPHHASRAIDKAAKIAHRTNLHD is encoded by the coding sequence ATGTCTCAGAAACTGCTTAAGTTCGCTGCTTGGGCCTGTCTGTGCGCCATTGCTTATTCAACCCTGTCGCCGCTTAGGGACAGACCGATCTTGCTGACCTCGTCAAATCTGGAGCACCTTGCAGCATTTGCCCTTCTCGGCATGGTCTTCTGCTTAGCATATCCCCACCGCACTCTTTCCGTCTTAACCATCGTATTCGGCAGCGCCGCGTTGCTTGAGCTTCTGCAGTTGCTTACTCCGGATCGACACGCGCGAATCCTGGATGCACTCCAAAAAGTTGCTGGAGGTGCCGCAGGCGTTCTCGCCGGCAACGCTGTCTTACGTTTCGACCGAGTTCGTTTCTGGCTGTTGCGCGACCCGACACCTGGCCCATGTCCTGAAATTCGCAGCAAGCCTGTCCCGCATCACGCATCCCGAGCTATCGACAAGGCCGCCAAAATTGCGCATCGTACCAATTTGCACGATTGA
- a CDS encoding DsrE family protein, whose translation MVRFRRIARTIVVGVIAVLGSTSFAAADQGGKYWTPADGQPLVHRENRARHHIAKRMTAAQTRSVLARMEDPTATKKKEHRLILQVNTNDPAAMNLALNNATNVAQYYKDAGEKVKIEVVTFGPGLNMLRDDTSPVKSRLEEMALSTPEVSFKACGNTQEKMQKAESKDIPIVRQAEVVKSGVVRVMELQEKGWTYVKP comes from the coding sequence ATGGTCAGGTTTCGTCGTATTGCCAGGACGATAGTGGTGGGAGTGATCGCCGTTCTGGGTTCCACGTCATTCGCGGCCGCGGATCAGGGCGGAAAATACTGGACGCCTGCAGATGGGCAACCCCTCGTGCACAGGGAAAACCGTGCAAGGCACCACATAGCGAAGCGAATGACAGCGGCGCAGACGCGATCCGTGCTCGCCCGTATGGAGGATCCCACTGCAACGAAGAAGAAAGAACATCGCTTGATCCTGCAGGTGAACACCAACGACCCCGCCGCGATGAATCTGGCGCTCAACAACGCGACGAACGTTGCCCAATACTACAAAGACGCTGGCGAAAAGGTGAAAATCGAAGTCGTCACGTTTGGGCCCGGCCTGAACATGCTGCGTGACGACACGTCGCCCGTAAAGTCGCGCCTCGAGGAGATGGCCCTGAGCACGCCCGAAGTGTCGTTCAAGGCCTGCGGCAACACTCAGGAGAAAATGCAAAAGGCCGAGAGCAAGGACATCCCGATTGTGCGGCAGGCGGAGGTCGTGAAATCGGGCGTCGTGCGCGTCATGGAGTTGCAGGAGAAGGGCTGGACCTACGTCAAGCCGTAA
- a CDS encoding ABC transporter ATP-binding protein, which translates to MAHVEIENVSKAYGPYKIIEGLDLNVADEEFVVLVGPSGCGKTTTLRMIAGLEAVTSGNIRIGSRDVTQLRPGLRNCAMVFQNYALYPHMTVGENIGYGMKVRGESRAGVAKAVQDVARVLDLEQYLDRRPKQLSGGQRQRVAIGRAIVRSPDVFLFDEPLSNLDAKLRIEMRTEIKALHRRLAKTIVYVTHDQVEAMTMADRVVVMNRGRIEQAADPITIYEKPSNLFVAGFMGAPSMNFIHGEIVARDGALVFAEPSGAVLKLPKSSEAAYAGSVGKPVVLGVRPDHVLRQDAPMGSSVRLMVKDVEPLGPHTLVIGTVGTFPFTAQMQVGVAAAPDRFIDVALDLERTHLFDKVSGKAIS; encoded by the coding sequence ATGGCGCACGTCGAGATCGAAAACGTCAGCAAGGCATATGGGCCCTACAAGATCATCGAGGGGCTCGATCTGAACGTCGCCGACGAGGAATTCGTCGTGCTTGTCGGGCCGTCCGGCTGTGGCAAGACCACGACGTTACGCATGATTGCAGGGCTGGAGGCAGTCACCAGCGGAAACATCCGCATCGGCAGCCGCGACGTGACGCAGCTGCGTCCGGGTCTGCGCAATTGTGCGATGGTGTTCCAGAACTATGCGCTCTATCCTCATATGACGGTGGGGGAGAACATCGGCTACGGCATGAAGGTGCGGGGCGAGTCACGCGCCGGCGTCGCGAAAGCTGTCCAGGACGTGGCGCGGGTTCTCGACCTCGAGCAATATCTGGACCGCCGGCCCAAGCAGCTCTCCGGAGGACAGCGTCAGCGCGTCGCGATCGGCCGTGCCATCGTGCGTAGCCCGGACGTGTTTCTGTTCGACGAGCCCTTGTCAAACCTCGACGCCAAGCTCCGCATCGAGATGCGGACCGAGATCAAGGCATTGCACCGCCGTCTCGCCAAGACGATCGTCTATGTCACGCACGATCAGGTCGAGGCGATGACCATGGCGGATCGTGTCGTGGTGATGAATCGCGGCCGGATCGAGCAGGCGGCCGATCCGATCACGATCTACGAGAAGCCCAGCAATCTCTTCGTCGCGGGCTTCATGGGCGCGCCCAGCATGAATTTTATCCATGGCGAGATTGTCGCTCGCGACGGCGCGCTGGTCTTCGCCGAGCCGTCGGGTGCGGTGTTGAAATTGCCGAAGTCTAGCGAGGCGGCCTATGCAGGGAGCGTCGGCAAGCCGGTTGTGCTCGGCGTGCGGCCCGATCATGTGCTCCGGCAGGATGCGCCGATGGGCTCATCGGTCCGCTTGATGGTGAAAGACGTTGAGCCGCTCGGGCCGCATACCCTCGTGATTGGAACCGTGGGCACATTCCCGTTCACGGCTCAGATGCAGGTCGGTGTTGCTGCGGCGCCGGATCGCTTTATCGACGTCGCTCTCGATCTGGAGCGAACGCACCTTTTCGATAAGGTTTCAGGGAAGGCCATTTCGTAG
- a CDS encoding carbamoyltransferase family protein, with protein sequence MAKSIGISGFENSIPFKKKHWPGLEEREYRISQGHDSAAVLVVDGEIVAAAAEERFSRKKHTGDFPIGAIRYCLETAGLNPADVDELSHGFDHSPYKAAFSLDPTSAEQYKEVFSREKLLSQMNQHLPGFPSDKVHHVNHHLSHAASAYYTSGWDECLVVILDGMGEVHAVTVYHAHDNKIDKLAEINAQDSIGILYSTLTLHLGFDFNSDEYKIMGLAPYGNPARYHHFFEQAVELLDNGLIKIPLLRLNNERLDRETYGATRRYLDQHLIPARVPDSDTNDDHRDVAAALQECLDKVMLHICGHFGRKTGLRKLAMAGGVALNCTANGRLLQSGLFDDIYVQPAAGDDGSALGAALWSASRNGGVKNVRMPVPFLGPEHSEAEINKALADAGNRIEVVRFPSLEQTCAEAAKLIKAGRVLGWYRGRMEFGPRALGHRSILADPGRPEMRDRINAMVKMREAFRPFAPAVSLEQAQDWFDLPKGLELPYMIMTADVRPEHRAALPAITHVNGSARVQTINKKDNPEFLALVQAVGKVTGREMVLNTSFNVKGQPIVNTPREAIDTFLGTGIEFLFLENILVCRAGRK encoded by the coding sequence ATGGCGAAATCAATCGGCATCAGTGGATTCGAAAACTCGATTCCCTTCAAGAAGAAGCATTGGCCGGGCCTGGAAGAACGCGAATACCGAATTTCTCAAGGTCACGATTCCGCTGCGGTGCTGGTGGTCGATGGCGAGATAGTCGCTGCAGCCGCCGAAGAGCGCTTCAGCCGCAAGAAGCACACCGGTGACTTCCCGATTGGCGCCATCCGCTACTGCCTCGAGACCGCCGGCCTGAACCCCGCCGACGTCGACGAACTTTCCCACGGCTTTGACCATTCTCCCTATAAAGCCGCCTTCAGCCTGGACCCGACTTCCGCCGAGCAATACAAGGAAGTTTTCTCGCGCGAAAAACTGCTTTCGCAAATGAACCAGCACCTGCCGGGGTTCCCCTCCGACAAGGTTCACCACGTCAACCATCATTTATCCCATGCCGCCAGCGCCTACTACACCTCCGGATGGGATGAATGCTTGGTCGTGATCCTCGACGGCATGGGCGAAGTTCACGCCGTTACCGTTTATCACGCCCACGACAACAAGATCGACAAGCTAGCCGAAATCAACGCCCAGGATTCCATCGGCATCCTCTATTCCACTCTCACGCTGCACCTCGGCTTCGATTTCAACTCCGATGAGTACAAAATCATGGGCCTCGCCCCTTACGGGAATCCCGCTCGCTATCATCATTTCTTCGAGCAAGCCGTGGAGCTGCTCGACAATGGCCTGATCAAAATTCCGCTTCTTCGCCTGAACAACGAGCGTCTTGATCGCGAAACCTACGGCGCGACGCGCCGCTACCTCGACCAACACCTCATCCCGGCTCGCGTTCCTGACAGCGACACGAACGACGATCATCGCGACGTCGCTGCGGCATTGCAAGAATGCCTCGATAAAGTCATGCTCCATATCTGCGGTCACTTCGGCCGCAAGACTGGCCTGCGCAAGCTCGCTATGGCGGGTGGTGTCGCGCTCAACTGCACCGCAAATGGCCGTCTTCTTCAGTCCGGTCTATTCGACGACATCTACGTTCAGCCGGCCGCGGGCGACGACGGCTCCGCCCTTGGCGCCGCGCTGTGGTCGGCGTCACGCAACGGCGGCGTAAAAAACGTCAGGATGCCGGTTCCCTTCCTCGGCCCTGAACACTCGGAAGCCGAAATCAACAAGGCTCTCGCCGACGCTGGCAACCGCATAGAGGTCGTACGCTTCCCGAGTCTTGAGCAAACCTGCGCAGAAGCAGCCAAGCTCATCAAGGCCGGACGCGTGCTTGGCTGGTATCGCGGGCGCATGGAGTTCGGTCCGCGAGCCCTGGGTCACCGCAGCATCCTGGCAGATCCCGGCCGTCCAGAGATGCGTGATCGCATCAACGCGATGGTCAAGATGCGCGAAGCCTTCCGCCCGTTTGCTCCGGCGGTGAGTCTCGAACAGGCACAGGATTGGTTCGACCTACCGAAGGGCCTCGAACTTCCGTACATGATTATGACCGCCGACGTTCGTCCCGAGCATCGTGCCGCGCTCCCTGCGATTACGCACGTCAACGGCTCGGCCCGCGTGCAGACGATCAACAAGAAGGACAATCCGGAATTCCTCGCATTGGTGCAGGCCGTCGGCAAAGTGACTGGTCGGGAAATGGTGCTGAACACGAGCTTCAACGTGAAGGGGCAGCCGATCGTCAACACCCCGCGCGAAGCCATCGACACGTTCCTCGGGACAGGCATCGAGTTTCTTTTCCTCGAGAACATACTCGTCTGCCGCGCAGGACGGAAGTAA
- a CDS encoding TAXI family TRAP transporter solute-binding subunit, which yields MKRFTGWRRLLLLAAFAALLLAIQPWADAQPPNLRPHKAHPVQPAPVQPRPEVMAMNAWTVGLAGGLLEGAPIRLAAEIARVVDDGNNLHVLPIVTRGATENLNSLLYLRGIDAAIINSDALEEYKSQVPDIQRRIAYVMNLFPSELQIFVRPEIQSLNDLAGKKVNFNNQGTAAAYSGPLIFSRLNIEVEKTFIPHQIALEQMRKGEIAAVVFITSKPVDAFVKGRWESGFKFLPVPYESKFEDYYLPATLDATDYPDLIKQGERVSTIAVPTALVAFNWPDNSNRSERVARFVDHLFSRIDRLQAPGFDPKWKSVNLAATVPGLTRVPAAQAWLGRQPRTTHASQ from the coding sequence ATGAAAAGATTTACAGGATGGCGTCGGCTGCTCTTGCTCGCCGCGTTCGCAGCATTGCTCCTGGCCATTCAGCCTTGGGCGGATGCGCAGCCCCCGAATTTGCGGCCCCACAAGGCTCACCCGGTTCAGCCCGCACCGGTACAGCCAAGGCCGGAAGTGATGGCCATGAATGCCTGGACGGTCGGCCTGGCCGGAGGCCTCCTCGAGGGCGCGCCGATACGTCTAGCGGCGGAGATCGCCCGCGTGGTCGACGATGGAAACAACCTGCATGTTCTGCCGATCGTCACACGCGGAGCCACGGAGAACCTGAATTCCCTGCTTTATCTGCGCGGCATCGACGCGGCGATCATCAATTCCGACGCGCTCGAGGAATACAAGAGCCAGGTGCCGGACATCCAGCGACGAATTGCGTATGTCATGAATCTGTTCCCGTCCGAACTCCAGATATTCGTTCGCCCGGAGATTCAGAGTCTGAACGACCTTGCCGGCAAGAAGGTCAACTTCAACAACCAGGGCACCGCTGCTGCCTATTCAGGGCCGCTTATCTTCAGCCGCCTCAATATTGAGGTGGAAAAAACGTTCATTCCGCACCAGATCGCGCTTGAGCAGATGCGCAAAGGCGAGATTGCAGCTGTCGTCTTCATTACGTCGAAGCCGGTGGATGCTTTTGTGAAGGGCCGGTGGGAGTCAGGCTTCAAGTTCCTGCCTGTCCCGTACGAGAGTAAGTTCGAGGATTACTATCTTCCCGCTACTCTCGACGCGACCGACTATCCCGATCTAATTAAGCAGGGTGAACGGGTTTCGACCATCGCCGTGCCGACCGCTCTGGTCGCCTTCAATTGGCCAGACAACTCGAACCGTTCTGAGCGCGTCGCGCGCTTCGTCGACCACCTATTCTCGCGCATCGACAGATTGCAGGCGCCCGGTTTCGATCCGAAGTGGAAATCCGTCAACCTCGCTGCGACGGTTCCAGGCCTCACGCGCGTTCCTGCGGCGCAAGCTTGGCTGGGTCGTCAGCCCCGCACAACACATGCATCGCAATGA
- a CDS encoding extracellular solute-binding protein — translation MLTTSLAMACTVGQAHAACSPDYSGVTLTVASQTGPYIASALKLGADEWTKKTCGKVNVVEFPWSELYPKIVTSLTGSDATFDLVSFAPAWLPDFVSYLSEMPKEMQSGKDWDDVEPAYRERLMVWEGKIYSQSMDGDVHTYTYRTDLFSDPKEKDAFKAKYGYDLAPPKTWKKYLDIAEFFQRPDKGLWGTAEAFRRGGQQFWFFFSHAAAYTNNPNYPGAMFFDPETMDAQINNPGWVKGLEEYIRASKLGPPNALNFSFGEVNAAVAGGQVAESIGWGDTGVIAADPKQSKISGKVGSAILPGSDEIWNAKSKKWDKFESVLPTPFMAFGGWQIAVPKVGKNQQAAWDFVKTLTSPEVSGQAAITGGSGVNPYRKSHTANLQLWSKNFSPEEAKEYLGAQADSINAKNVALDMRLPGYFSYTEVVEIELGKALAGQTTPQAALDAVAKEWNRLTDEFGRAKQLAAYRAAMGLPPKN, via the coding sequence ATGCTGACTACCTCGCTCGCGATGGCCTGCACCGTGGGCCAGGCGCACGCTGCCTGCAGCCCGGATTACTCCGGTGTCACCCTGACGGTGGCATCGCAGACCGGACCGTATATCGCTTCCGCGCTCAAGCTCGGCGCGGACGAATGGACCAAGAAGACCTGCGGCAAAGTCAATGTGGTCGAGTTTCCGTGGTCGGAGCTCTACCCGAAGATTGTTACATCGCTCACGGGATCGGACGCGACGTTCGATCTGGTCAGCTTTGCGCCGGCCTGGCTGCCCGACTTCGTCTCCTATCTCAGCGAGATGCCGAAAGAGATGCAGTCCGGCAAGGATTGGGACGATGTCGAGCCGGCCTATCGCGAGCGCCTGATGGTGTGGGAAGGCAAGATCTATTCGCAGTCGATGGACGGCGACGTTCACACCTACACCTATCGCACCGACCTGTTCAGCGATCCCAAGGAGAAGGACGCCTTCAAAGCCAAATACGGCTATGACCTGGCGCCGCCAAAGACCTGGAAGAAGTATCTCGACATCGCGGAGTTCTTCCAGCGCCCCGACAAGGGCCTCTGGGGCACGGCGGAAGCTTTCCGTCGCGGCGGCCAGCAGTTCTGGTTCTTCTTCAGCCACGCGGCTGCCTATACCAACAACCCGAACTATCCGGGCGCGATGTTCTTCGACCCCGAAACGATGGATGCCCAGATCAACAATCCGGGTTGGGTGAAGGGATTGGAAGAATACATTCGCGCTTCCAAGCTTGGGCCGCCCAATGCGCTGAACTTCTCCTTCGGCGAAGTCAACGCGGCGGTGGCCGGCGGCCAGGTGGCGGAATCGATCGGTTGGGGCGACACCGGTGTGATCGCGGCCGACCCCAAGCAGTCGAAGATCTCGGGCAAGGTCGGCTCTGCGATACTGCCGGGATCGGACGAGATCTGGAACGCCAAGTCCAAGAAGTGGGACAAATTCGAAAGCGTGTTGCCGACACCGTTCATGGCATTTGGCGGATGGCAGATCGCAGTGCCGAAGGTCGGCAAGAACCAGCAGGCGGCATGGGACTTCGTCAAGACGCTGACCAGCCCCGAAGTGTCGGGGCAGGCAGCGATCACCGGCGGCAGCGGGGTCAATCCTTATCGCAAATCGCACACCGCTAATCTGCAACTGTGGAGCAAGAACTTCTCGCCGGAAGAAGCCAAGGAATATCTCGGTGCTCAGGCGGACTCGATCAACGCCAAGAATGTCGCGCTCGACATGCGTCTGCCCGGCTATTTCTCCTACACCGAGGTTGTGGAGATCGAGCTTGGCAAGGCACTGGCCGGCCAGACCACGCCGCAGGCCGCGCTGGACGCGGTGGCAAAGGAATGGAATCGCCTGACCGACGAGTTCGGCCGCGCGAAGCAACTGGCGGCCTATCGCGCGGCGATGGGTCTCCCGCCCAAGAACTAG
- a CDS encoding carbohydrate ABC transporter permease encodes MSGQGLTGLSSRSRRLVAAGVLVWCLISVFPLYWVVVTAFKTPPGVVGGPTYIPFVDFTPTLQPFIDLYQGIRGEFFRTFLNSTIVGLSAAAIATAVGAMAAYALVRFEFRVRFGAGLIFFLLALGGYLLFSNSLGFTRAQALLLAFPIALAAAILANRLPLPGPILGNEDILFWFVSQRMFPPIVAAFALYLLYSEIGRLGFQLIDSYVGLTLCYVAFSLPIVVWLMRDFFEAIPIEVEEAAMVDNVPSWRIFLGIVVPMSMNGLLATFMITLAFVWNEFLFALFLTNSRWQTLPILVAGQNSQRGDEWWAISAAALVAIIPMMIMAGLLSRMMRSGLLLGAIK; translated from the coding sequence ATGAGCGGGCAGGGCCTTACCGGACTGTCGAGCCGGAGTCGCCGCCTGGTCGCGGCCGGCGTGCTCGTCTGGTGCCTGATCTCGGTGTTTCCGCTCTATTGGGTAGTGGTGACGGCGTTCAAGACCCCGCCGGGCGTCGTCGGCGGCCCGACCTATATTCCGTTCGTCGATTTCACGCCGACCCTGCAGCCGTTCATCGATCTCTACCAGGGGATCCGGGGTGAGTTCTTCCGGACCTTCCTGAACTCGACGATCGTCGGACTGTCGGCGGCAGCGATCGCGACCGCGGTCGGCGCGATGGCGGCCTATGCGCTGGTGCGGTTCGAGTTCAGGGTGCGCTTTGGCGCCGGCCTGATCTTCTTCCTGCTCGCGCTCGGCGGCTATCTGCTGTTCAGCAATTCGCTCGGATTCACCCGCGCGCAGGCGCTGCTGCTCGCGTTCCCGATCGCGCTTGCCGCTGCAATCCTGGCCAACCGTCTGCCGCTGCCGGGGCCGATCCTCGGCAATGAGGACATCCTGTTCTGGTTCGTCAGCCAGCGCATGTTTCCACCGATCGTCGCGGCGTTCGCGCTGTACCTCCTCTATAGCGAAATCGGCCGGCTCGGCTTCCAGCTCATCGACAGCTATGTCGGCCTGACGCTGTGCTACGTCGCGTTCTCGCTGCCAATCGTGGTCTGGCTGATGCGCGACTTTTTCGAGGCCATCCCGATCGAGGTCGAAGAAGCCGCGATGGTCGACAACGTGCCGAGCTGGCGCATCTTCCTCGGCATCGTGGTGCCAATGTCGATGAACGGACTGCTGGCGACGTTCATGATCACGCTCGCCTTCGTCTGGAACGAGTTCCTGTTCGCGCTGTTCCTGACCAATTCCAGATGGCAGACGCTGCCTATCCTGGTGGCAGGACAGAACAGCCAGCGCGGCGACGAATGGTGGGCGATTTCGGCCGCGGCGCTCGTTGCCATCATTCCGATGATGATCATGGCAGGTCTGCTCAGCCGGATGATGCGGTCGGGCCTGCTGCTCGGGGCCATTAAATAG